One Pseudomonas muyukensis DNA segment encodes these proteins:
- the tusB gene encoding sulfurtransferase complex subunit TusB: MNTLHVIAHSPFGDERLASCLRLLGPHDALLLCGDATYALKAGSAPSAALQAANLGERLFALAEDLHARGLDSPLAKAVDYPAFVELSLHYDKVNSWL, translated from the coding sequence ATGAACACCCTGCATGTAATCGCCCACTCACCCTTCGGCGACGAGCGCCTGGCCAGTTGCCTGCGCCTGCTGGGCCCCCACGACGCGCTGCTGCTGTGCGGCGACGCCACCTACGCGCTCAAGGCTGGCAGCGCGCCGTCTGCCGCCCTGCAGGCCGCCAACCTCGGCGAGCGCCTGTTCGCCCTCGCGGAAGACCTGCACGCCCGCGGCCTCGACAGCCCCCTGGCCAAGGCCGTGGACTACCCGGCCTTCGTCGAACTTTCCC